The DNA sequence TCGGACGGATCACTCCCGATGGGCAGATCACCGAGTTCCCGCTTCCCGACCGCACCGCCCGACCACACGCCGTCACCGTCGACGGCGGCGGCACTGCCTGGTTCACCGAATGGGGCGGCAACCGCGTCGGCACGATCACACCCGACGGCTCCGTCACCGTCCACGACCTGCCCACACCCCACTCCGAACCACACGGCATCACCGTCGGTCCCGAGGGCGCTGTGTGGACCGCACTGGAGATCGGCGCACTCGCCCGCATCACCCCAGCCGACAGCACCGCCTGACCAGGCCCCCCTCACATCCCATCAGCGGCGGTCGCCCGTACGGCGGCCGGAGAGGAACCTCCATGAAATACGCACTCGTCATCTTCGAGACGGACGCCTCACGCCGTCGGATCCAGGCCGACCGGGCTGCATACCGCAAGGAATACGAAGGCTGGATCGGCAGCCTCGCCGCAACCGGAAAACTGGTCGGCGGCGAGGCCCTGGAGACCGAGCACATCACTCCCGCGACGGTGCGCACAACGGCCGACGGGACATCAGCAGTGACCGACGGGCCCTCGCAGGCCGGCGAGGAGACCCTCGGCGGCTGGTTCATCATCGACGTGGCCGACCGCGAGGAAGCCGTCGAACTTGCCAAGAGCCTCCCCACCCCGGAGACCATCGAGATCCGCCCGATCCTCGAATCCGCCTGAACAACACTGCGGACCGTCCCGATGGCACAGCGCCGGCCGCAGGGACGTTGCAGTCGTGCCGCCCGGCTTCGTCTGATCACGCCGCCTGGCCGTAGCCGTCCGGGGCGGGCGGGCCATCGCCGCGCACCGAGCTGAAGTCGACGTCCAGGTGCGGGTCGTACGCCCCGGGCTGGAGGCCGAGTTCGTGGGTGGAGTACTCACCGAAGCGGCGGATGTGCTCGGTCAGGTACGGCGAGATTGTGCGCCAGGTCCTCCGGGTCGATCTCCCCGACTTCTTCCTGGAGCTGGCGCACGCTCTCAGATGGCCTCAACGAGAGATCTCCGAGACGGACAAGCTCATTGAGGCCGGATTCGCGAGCACGAGCTCGCCGAGGTGATCCTGTCCCTGCCCGGCATCGGCGCAGTTCTCGGCGCCGAGTTCCTCGTCGCCGTCGGCGGAAGCCCGGATGCGTTTCCCAGTCCTGACCGCCTCGCAGCCTTCGCGGGAGGGACGCCCGCACCACGCGACTCGGGCAAGATTCAGCGGGAATCTCTACCGTCCTCAGCGCTACCCCCGGCGCCTTCAACCCGTCTTCTACACATCGGTGTTGGTGAGCGTCCAGTTCGACCCCAACGCGCAAGTTCCACGACCGCAAGCGCGCCGAAGGCAAACGACACACCCAGGCCGTGCTCGCCCTTGCCCGCCGGCGCGTCAACGTTCTGTGGGCCTTGATCCGTGACCGACGGTGCTATCAAGTCGCACCCCCAGTCACTGCGGCGGCTTGACTTCAGCATTGGGAAGCACCAGTCGTTCAACAATCCCCATGAATTGTCGCGCCTACGCCTTGCTGGAGCAGACGGTCTCAGTCCAGATCGCCTGGAGGTTACGGCAGACAATGGTGAGCGTGCCGTCCCAGCAGGCGATCTCGTGGCTGCAGCCGTCCCTGTGCGGCAGGATTTCGTCAAGGATCACAGCCCCGAGG is a window from the Streptomyces sp. NBC_00299 genome containing:
- a CDS encoding YciI family protein codes for the protein MKYALVIFETDASRRRIQADRAAYRKEYEGWIGSLAATGKLVGGEALETEHITPATVRTTADGTSAVTDGPSQAGEETLGGWFIIDVADREEAVELAKSLPTPETIEIRPILESA